The following coding sequences lie in one Actinomycetota bacterium genomic window:
- the gyrA gene encoding DNA gyrase subunit A, which translates to MVISNLDGRIEPRELEEEMRSSFLDYAMSVIVSRALPDARDGLKPVHRRVLYAMQQLGLPYNKPYKKSARIVGDVIGKYHPHGDSAVYDTMVRMVQDFSMRYPLIDGQGNFGSVDGDSAAAYRYTEARLSKLAMEMLRDIDEDTVDFIPNFDESTEEPAVLPARFPNLLVNGSSGIAVGMATNIPPHNLSETIDACVAMIDNPDITVSDLMKHMPGPDFPTGGIILGSRGIRDAYASGRGLVRVRAKAHSEPIKGKRDAIIITELPYQVNKASLIEKIAELVREHKILEISDLRDESDRSGMRVVIELKRDTIPKVVLNKLYKHTAMQTTFGINNLALVDGVPRTMSLRELLRVYVAHQREVIVRRTRFELDKAQKRAHILEGLLIALGNLDAVVKLIRASKDAEEARAGLMKKFKLTEVQAQAILDLRLQKLTGLERNKIKDEHKDLSERIAWLKGILADEAEVYKLIKEELLEIKRMYGDDRRTQIAPGEDDLDIEDLIAEEDMVISITHTGYIKSLPLNTYRNQRRGGVGVIGMDVKEEDFIEHLFITTTHHYLLFFTSVGKVYRLKVHEIPLGSRTSKGRAVVNLLPLRSGERIKAVVATKDYKDAKYLVMATRNGMVKKTAFEDYNTVLKADGIIAIKVRDDDELIAVRHSNGNDDILLVSEGGQAIRFNESNVRSMGRATSGVKGMNLAKGDKVLSMNVAKDDADLFVVTDGGYGKRTHISDYPRHGRGGKGVRTIKYTEAKGTLVAARVVRDNHELVLISADGTVIRIPVKDISCMGRSTQGVRVMNLRKGDRVSAVARVVASQSGDTEEEIEAE; encoded by the coding sequence ATGGTTATATCTAACCTTGATGGACGCATAGAACCGCGGGAACTCGAAGAGGAGATGCGCTCCTCATTCCTTGATTACGCCATGAGCGTTATCGTGAGCCGGGCGCTGCCGGATGCGCGTGACGGCCTCAAGCCCGTGCACCGCCGGGTGCTGTATGCCATGCAGCAGCTGGGCCTTCCCTACAACAAGCCTTACAAGAAGAGCGCCCGCATCGTCGGTGACGTCATCGGCAAGTATCATCCCCACGGCGATTCGGCGGTTTACGACACCATGGTGCGAATGGTGCAGGACTTCTCCATGCGCTACCCCCTCATCGATGGACAGGGAAACTTTGGTAGCGTCGACGGTGACAGCGCCGCCGCCTATCGTTACACCGAGGCCAGGCTGTCGAAGCTGGCGATGGAGATGCTGCGTGACATCGACGAGGACACCGTCGACTTCATCCCCAATTTTGACGAGAGCACCGAGGAGCCCGCGGTGCTGCCGGCCCGCTTCCCCAATCTGCTGGTAAACGGCTCCAGCGGCATCGCCGTCGGGATGGCCACAAATATTCCACCGCACAACCTGAGCGAGACTATCGACGCCTGTGTCGCCATGATCGACAATCCCGACATCACCGTCAGCGACCTGATGAAGCACATGCCCGGGCCGGACTTCCCCACCGGGGGAATCATCCTCGGCAGCCGCGGCATCCGTGATGCTTATGCCAGCGGCCGCGGCCTGGTTCGCGTGAGGGCCAAGGCCCACTCCGAGCCGATCAAGGGCAAGCGCGACGCCATCATCATCACCGAGCTTCCCTACCAGGTCAACAAGGCTTCGCTGATCGAGAAGATCGCAGAACTGGTGCGCGAGCACAAGATCCTCGAGATCTCGGACCTGCGCGATGAATCCGACCGCAGCGGCATGCGGGTTGTCATCGAGCTAAAACGTGACACCATTCCCAAAGTGGTCCTCAACAAACTTTATAAGCACACGGCCATGCAGACCACCTTTGGCATCAACAACCTGGCGCTGGTCGACGGCGTGCCGCGGACGATGTCGCTGCGAGAGCTGCTGCGCGTCTATGTTGCCCATCAGCGTGAGGTCATCGTCAGGCGTACGCGCTTCGAGCTCGACAAGGCCCAGAAGCGGGCCCACATCCTTGAAGGCCTGCTGATCGCGCTTGGAAACCTCGACGCCGTGGTCAAGCTAATACGCGCCTCGAAGGACGCCGAAGAGGCCCGCGCCGGCCTGATGAAGAAGTTCAAGCTCACCGAAGTGCAGGCCCAGGCTATTCTCGACCTGCGGCTGCAGAAGCTCACCGGCCTGGAGCGCAACAAGATCAAGGACGAGCACAAGGATCTGAGCGAGCGCATCGCCTGGCTCAAGGGCATCCTGGCCGACGAGGCCGAGGTCTACAAGCTCATCAAGGAAGAGCTTCTCGAGATCAAGCGGATGTACGGCGACGACCGCCGCACCCAGATCGCTCCGGGAGAAGACGACCTCGACATCGAAGACCTGATCGCCGAGGAAGACATGGTCATCTCGATAACGCATACCGGCTATATCAAAAGCCTGCCTCTCAACACCTACAGAAATCAGCGGCGCGGCGGCGTCGGCGTCATCGGGATGGACGTCAAGGAAGAAGATTTCATCGAGCATCTGTTCATCACCACTACTCATCACTACCTGCTGTTCTTTACCAGCGTCGGCAAGGTATACCGCCTCAAGGTCCACGAGATTCCTCTGGGCAGCCGAACATCGAAGGGCCGCGCTGTGGTCAACCTCTTGCCGCTGCGCAGCGGAGAGCGCATCAAGGCGGTAGTGGCCACCAAGGATTATAAGGACGCCAAGTACCTGGTCATGGCCACACGCAACGGCATGGTCAAGAAAACGGCATTCGAGGATTACAATACCGTGCTCAAGGCCGACGGAATCATAGCCATCAAGGTCAGGGACGACGACGAGCTTATCGCCGTGCGCCATTCAAACGGCAACGATGACATCCTGCTTGTGAGCGAGGGCGGCCAGGCCATCCGTTTCAACGAGTCAAACGTGCGGTCGATGGGGCGCGCCACCAGCGGCGTCAAAGGCATGAACCTGGCCAAGGGAGACAAGGTTCTTTCCATGAACGTGGCCAAGGACGACGCCGACCTGTTCGTTGTCACCGACGGTGGTTACGGCAAGCGCACCCATATCAGCGACTATCCCCGCCACGGACGCGGCGGCAAGGGCGTCAGGACCATCAAGTACACTGAGGCCAAGGGGACGCTGGTCGCTGCCAGGGTCGTGCGCGACAATCACGAGCTGGTGCTGATCTCGGCCGACGGCACGGTGATACGCATTCCGGTGAAGGACATCTCCTGCATGGGCCGGTCCACTCAGGGCGTGCGGGTCATGAACCTGCGCAAGGGCGATCGCGTAAGCGCCGTAGCCCGGGTCGTGGCAAGCCAGTCGGGCGACACCGAAGAAGAGATAGAAGCGGAATAA
- the fabZ gene encoding 3-hydroxyacyl-ACP dehydratase FabZ, giving the protein MTALSREQIKEILPHRDPFLFLDEVIELVPGIRAVALKQVRPEEPHFQGHFPGQPIMPGVLIVEALAQAGAVAALSLPENKGKLVLFAGIDGVRFKRQVVPGDTLRLEVEMTRMRGVIGKAEAKATVGGELACRAELTFAVAEREK; this is encoded by the coding sequence ATGACCGCACTTTCCCGCGAACAGATCAAGGAAATACTCCCGCATCGCGACCCGTTCCTGTTTTTGGACGAGGTTATTGAACTCGTGCCTGGAATACGGGCGGTCGCCCTCAAGCAGGTCCGGCCGGAGGAACCCCATTTCCAGGGGCACTTTCCCGGCCAGCCCATCATGCCGGGAGTGCTGATAGTCGAGGCGCTGGCTCAGGCCGGAGCGGTGGCGGCGCTCTCGCTTCCGGAGAACAAAGGCAAGCTGGTGCTCTTCGCCGGCATCGATGGCGTTCGCTTCAAGCGCCAGGTGGTCCCGGGCGACACATTGAGGCTGGAGGTCGAGATGACCAGGATGCGGGGCGTTATCGGCAAGGCCGAGGCGAAGGCGACGGTCGGCGGCGAGCTGGCCTGCAGAGCCGAGCTCACATTCGCGGTCGCGGAGCGGGAAAAATGA
- a CDS encoding ketoacyl-ACP synthase III: MKPIPVKISSVGTHVPDRIVSNDDLSLTLDTSDEWISTRSGIRERRIAADDVAASDLGAVAASRALEAAGVKPSELDLIIAASLSPDMLFPATASFISGKIGADGTPAFDLSAACTGFVYALATGSSFIASGQAEKVLIVGAEVVSKMIDWTDRSTAVLFGDGAGAMLLEPADTDREGILGFDLGNDPDGAGLLTLAAGGSRLPASRETVESGAHFISMNGREVYKFASRIIVSTSRKLLEKTGHGVDEVDLFVPHQANIRIIDSAASKLGIPPERVFSNLERYGNTSCASIPISIDEAVSTGRLGAGAKAKEGARANRAASGAGEKVSESKLVLMVGFGGGLSWGSCLARIGDIKRIQE, from the coding sequence GTGAAACCAATACCAGTAAAAATTTCGTCGGTTGGCACACATGTGCCCGACCGCATCGTCTCCAATGACGATCTTTCCCTGACGCTTGACACCTCTGATGAGTGGATATCCACCCGCAGCGGCATCCGGGAGCGGCGCATCGCCGCCGATGACGTTGCCGCGTCAGACCTGGGAGCGGTGGCGGCGTCGCGGGCCCTCGAGGCTGCCGGCGTCAAACCGTCAGAGCTGGACCTGATCATCGCTGCCAGCCTCTCCCCGGACATGCTTTTTCCGGCGACGGCCTCGTTTATCTCGGGAAAGATAGGCGCCGACGGCACGCCAGCCTTCGATCTTTCTGCCGCATGCACCGGTTTTGTCTATGCCCTGGCCACCGGCAGCTCCTTCATTGCCTCTGGGCAGGCGGAAAAGGTCCTTATCGTAGGTGCCGAGGTCGTCTCCAAGATGATAGACTGGACCGACCGCAGCACCGCCGTACTGTTTGGAGACGGTGCTGGCGCCATGCTGCTGGAGCCCGCAGACACCGACCGGGAAGGAATTCTCGGGTTCGATCTGGGAAATGACCCCGACGGCGCCGGGCTGCTGACGCTGGCGGCAGGTGGGTCGCGGCTGCCGGCTTCCCGCGAGACGGTTGAGTCGGGCGCGCATTTCATCAGTATGAATGGCCGCGAGGTATACAAATTCGCGTCCAGGATCATAGTGTCAACGTCCCGGAAACTGCTGGAAAAAACGGGCCACGGAGTAGATGAGGTCGACCTGTTCGTTCCACATCAGGCCAACATCCGGATCATTGACTCAGCTGCCAGCAAACTGGGCATACCGCCGGAGCGCGTTTTTTCCAACCTCGAGCGCTACGGAAACACGTCGTGCGCCTCGATTCCGATCAGCATCGATGAAGCGGTCTCAACAGGCCGCCTCGGCGCCGGAGCCAAGGCCAAAGAAGGAGCCAGGGCCAATCGAGCGGCCTCCGGCGCTGGAGAAAAAGTGTCCGAAAGCAAACTGGTGCTGATGGTCGGTTTCGGCGGCGGCCTTTCCTGGGGCTCATGCCTGGCCCGCATTGGCGACATCAAACGAATTCAGGAGTAA
- a CDS encoding nitronate monooxygenase family protein: MVNRVSDLLDIDHPIIQGGMTWVSDASLASAVSNGGGLGIIGAGAMPAEMLKEEIRKTRELTDRPFGVNMIMITHEFPKQLEIVLAEKPPVVTLGAVQNTAVIPALKEQGIKVLPVVAAVAIARRAEQHGADAIIAEGCEAGGHIGETTTMVLTPLVAKSVDVPVIAAGGIVDGAALVAAFALGAEGVQMGTRFVCASECTVHDAVKQRYMKSGDRATVVTARAVGYPVRSIKNKLAGLYAEKEKDFLQGKCTAEDIENMGLGKLREAMREGNVRDGSMMAGQCVALVDKVQPAADIIAEIISEAEAVAAQLPSKLALRR; this comes from the coding sequence ATGGTCAACCGTGTATCTGATCTGCTCGACATAGACCACCCGATCATACAGGGTGGTATGACCTGGGTGAGTGACGCCTCCCTGGCCTCAGCCGTATCCAATGGCGGCGGCCTGGGCATCATCGGCGCCGGCGCCATGCCCGCCGAGATGCTCAAAGAAGAGATCCGCAAGACGCGCGAGCTCACCGACAGGCCATTTGGCGTCAACATGATCATGATCACCCATGAGTTTCCCAAACAACTGGAAATCGTCCTGGCTGAAAAGCCGCCGGTTGTAACACTGGGGGCTGTTCAGAATACCGCCGTGATCCCGGCGCTGAAAGAGCAAGGCATCAAGGTGCTCCCGGTAGTCGCGGCTGTGGCCATCGCTCGGCGGGCGGAACAGCATGGAGCCGACGCGATCATAGCGGAGGGCTGTGAGGCCGGCGGCCATATCGGTGAGACCACGACCATGGTGCTTACGCCTCTGGTCGCGAAGTCGGTGGATGTTCCGGTGATAGCGGCGGGCGGCATCGTTGATGGCGCCGCTCTGGTTGCCGCCTTCGCCCTTGGAGCAGAGGGCGTGCAGATGGGAACCCGCTTTGTCTGTGCGAGCGAATGCACGGTTCATGATGCAGTTAAACAGAGGTACATGAAGTCCGGCGACCGCGCCACAGTCGTGACCGCCCGCGCTGTGGGCTATCCGGTGCGCTCGATCAAGAACAAGCTGGCCGGCCTCTACGCCGAGAAGGAAAAAGATTTTCTGCAGGGAAAATGCACGGCGGAAGACATTGAGAACATGGGACTGGGCAAGCTGCGCGAGGCCATGAGGGAGGGCAACGTCAGGGACGGCTCGATGATGGCCGGCCAGTGCGTCGCTCTCGTGGACAAGGTCCAGCCGGCCGCGGACATAATCGCCGAGATCATCAGCGAAGCTGAAGCCGTCGCCGCCCAGCTGCCATCGAAGCTGGCGCTGAGGCGGTAA
- the fabD gene encoding ACP S-malonyltransferase — protein MGKLVFVFPGQGSQAVGMGRELTSEHAAAAAVYDQASEALGWDIAGLSFEGPEAKLSSTEYAQVALFVNSMAVKAVLDQQGIAADAVTGHSLGEYSALAAAGSVEFTEGLQLVAARGNALREAADRQPGAMTAILGLDDNRVEEICFESGEVWPVNYNSPGQLVISGRQDAIELAEMGAQAAGAKKVVRLPVSGAFHSPLMQPAADSMKAMLAEAAFREPAPPFFSSISCQYEGAVSLPDLLERQIVSPVRWVESVTRLIEDGADRFLEVGSGKVLSGLIRRIDRTVTAVNASDPASLEKAFAAIGQPG, from the coding sequence TTGGGAAAGCTTGTTTTCGTTTTTCCAGGTCAGGGGTCACAGGCGGTCGGCATGGGGCGCGAGCTCACGTCCGAACACGCCGCCGCCGCCGCCGTATACGATCAGGCCTCGGAAGCGCTGGGCTGGGATATCGCCGGGCTGAGCTTCGAAGGACCGGAAGCAAAGCTTTCCAGCACCGAGTACGCGCAGGTCGCCTTGTTTGTGAACAGCATGGCCGTTAAAGCGGTTCTCGATCAGCAAGGCATCGCCGCCGATGCGGTCACGGGCCACAGCCTGGGAGAGTACAGCGCTCTGGCGGCCGCGGGCTCCGTGGAATTTACGGAAGGCCTGCAGCTTGTCGCAGCGCGGGGCAACGCACTGCGAGAGGCGGCGGACCGGCAGCCGGGCGCCATGACGGCGATACTCGGACTCGACGACAACCGCGTCGAGGAGATCTGTTTCGAGTCGGGCGAGGTCTGGCCGGTAAATTACAATAGTCCTGGTCAACTGGTGATCAGCGGGCGGCAGGATGCGATAGAGCTGGCGGAAATGGGCGCCCAGGCGGCGGGAGCAAAGAAAGTCGTGCGGCTGCCTGTAAGCGGCGCCTTTCACAGCCCCCTGATGCAGCCCGCGGCGGATTCGATGAAAGCCATGCTGGCCGAAGCTGCGTTCAGGGAGCCGGCGCCGCCGTTTTTTTCCTCGATAAGCTGTCAGTATGAAGGCGCTGTGAGTTTGCCGGACCTGCTGGAGAGGCAGATCGTCTCGCCGGTCAGATGGGTGGAATCGGTAACGAGGCTGATCGAAGATGGCGCCGACCGCTTCCTCGAGGTCGGGAGCGGAAAAGTCCTGAGCGGACTCATACGCAGGATAGACAGGACGGTGACCGCTGTTAACGCATCAGATCCCGCCAGTCTGGAGAAGGCGTTCGCGGCGATCGGGCAACCAGGCTAG
- the fabG gene encoding 3-oxoacyl-[acyl-carrier-protein] reductase, with product METENTYSLQGQVALVTGAARGIGRATAAALARAGAQVAINFQSSGAAAEELAGELAAGGSKTALVKADVSDSTQVQSMMETVEGELGPVSILVNNAGITRDGLVMRMSEEDFDAVIATSLRGAFLCSKAVSRGMMKARSGSIVNVSSVIGLRGNAGQANYAAAKAGLIGLTKSLARELGPRGVRVNAVAPGYVVTDMTAELPENMREQVMKNTPLGRLASPEEIASAIAFLVSPAAAYITGAVLPVDGGLGI from the coding sequence ATGGAAACGGAAAACACATATAGCCTCCAGGGCCAGGTTGCCCTGGTGACCGGAGCCGCGCGAGGCATCGGCCGGGCAACGGCCGCGGCGCTGGCGAGGGCCGGAGCGCAGGTCGCTATCAACTTTCAAAGCAGCGGCGCGGCGGCAGAAGAGCTTGCCGGCGAACTCGCTGCCGGCGGATCGAAAACGGCCCTGGTCAAGGCCGACGTCAGCGACTCCACCCAGGTGCAATCGATGATGGAAACGGTTGAAGGCGAGCTGGGCCCGGTCAGCATACTGGTCAACAACGCCGGCATAACCAGGGATGGCCTGGTCATGCGGATGAGCGAAGAAGATTTTGACGCCGTGATCGCCACCAGCCTGCGGGGAGCGTTCCTGTGCAGCAAGGCGGTTTCACGCGGCATGATGAAAGCCCGGTCGGGGTCGATCGTCAATGTTTCAAGCGTCATCGGGCTGCGGGGCAATGCCGGGCAGGCCAACTATGCCGCCGCCAAGGCGGGCCTGATCGGCCTGACCAAATCGCTGGCCCGCGAACTGGGGCCCAGAGGGGTCAGGGTCAACGCGGTGGCTCCCGGTTACGTGGTCACTGACATGACCGCCGAGCTGCCAGAAAACATGAGGGAACAGGTTATGAAAAACACCCCGCTGGGAAGGCTGGCGAGCCCCGAGGAGATCGCTTCCGCGATCGCCTTCCTGGTTTCGCCCGCCGCAGCATATATAACCGGAGCCGTGTTGCCGGTCGATGGGGGTCTGGGCATATGA
- the fabF gene encoding beta-ketoacyl-ACP synthase II codes for MSARRVAITGIGVVSPVGIGKEEYWQSLTAGRSGVDVITHFDATDFRVRIAAEVKGFDPLAYIDKKSVRRMDRFAQFAVAAAKMAVEDSGLDIASDPERIGAVVASGIGGLGTFEKEHEVLLTKGPDRISPLFIPMEIANMGAAQVSIMLGTKGPLSTTSTACSAAGNAIGDAFEIIKRGAADAMLAGGSEATITPVGIAAFASARTLSVRNDDPQRASRPFDRDRDGFVMGEGSAIIILEEMERAQARGARIYAEICGYGMSSDAYHITAPEGSGANQARAVTAALDEAGIQPSEVDYINAHGTSTPLGDEIETRVIKIALGEHARSVAISSTKSMIGHCLGASGALEAAATILTMDRGVIPPTINLDNPCPECDLDYVPGQAREKQVNVAASNSFGFGGHNVTLVFRAL; via the coding sequence ATGAGCGCCCGCCGTGTAGCTATCACCGGCATTGGCGTCGTCTCGCCCGTAGGCATCGGCAAGGAAGAATACTGGCAGTCGCTTACTGCCGGCAGGTCGGGCGTGGATGTCATCACCCATTTTGACGCCACCGATTTCCGCGTGCGTATCGCCGCCGAGGTAAAAGGCTTCGATCCCCTGGCCTACATCGACAAGAAGAGCGTGCGCCGCATGGACCGCTTTGCTCAGTTCGCAGTCGCGGCGGCCAAAATGGCCGTCGAAGACTCGGGCCTGGACATCGCTTCGGACCCCGAGCGCATCGGCGCCGTTGTCGCCAGCGGCATCGGCGGTCTGGGTACTTTTGAAAAGGAGCACGAAGTCCTGCTCACCAAGGGGCCGGATCGAATCAGCCCGCTGTTCATTCCCATGGAGATCGCCAATATGGGAGCGGCACAGGTCTCGATCATGCTGGGAACCAAGGGGCCGCTGAGCACTACCAGCACTGCATGTTCCGCGGCCGGCAACGCCATCGGCGATGCGTTTGAGATCATCAAGCGCGGAGCCGCCGACGCCATGCTGGCGGGCGGCAGCGAGGCCACGATCACGCCGGTGGGAATCGCCGCCTTTGCCTCAGCCCGGACGCTTTCGGTTAGAAACGACGACCCGCAGAGGGCCAGCCGGCCGTTTGACCGCGACCGCGACGGCTTTGTCATGGGCGAAGGCTCGGCCATCATCATCCTTGAAGAAATGGAACGGGCCCAGGCGCGCGGCGCTCGCATCTATGCCGAGATCTGCGGCTATGGCATGAGCTCGGACGCCTATCACATCACCGCCCCCGAGGGTTCGGGCGCCAACCAGGCCCGCGCAGTCACAGCCGCGCTCGACGAGGCCGGGATCCAGCCCTCAGAAGTGGATTACATCAATGCCCACGGGACTTCGACTCCCCTCGGGGACGAGATCGAGACCCGCGTCATCAAGATAGCCCTGGGAGAGCACGCCCGATCGGTGGCGATAAGCTCCACCAAATCCATGATCGGTCATTGCCTGGGCGCATCCGGCGCCCTGGAAGCTGCCGCTACCATTCTGACGATGGACCGCGGCGTCATTCCTCCGACCATCAATCTGGACAATCCCTGCCCTGAATGCGACCTTGACTACGTACCCGGACAGGCGCGCGAAAAGCAGGTAAACGTGGCCGCCTCCAATTCCTTCGGGTTTGGTGGCCACAACGTCACGCTCGTTTTCCGGGCTTTGTAA
- the accD gene encoding acetyl-CoA carboxylase, carboxyltransferase subunit beta: MAQRVSVDISRRGGNDNGAQSCPGCKELLSQAELGSNSMVCPHCGHHFRMNARQRIDLLADPGSWAEIAANLRSADPLEFFDLRPYSDRLEEAEYDTGLSEAMLAGRAKMNKMDVVLAVMDFAFIGGSMGSVVGERFWRAAEEAIEQRFPLVVVCSSGGARMQEGILSLLQMAKTTCAVELMGEVPVPFISVLTHPTTGGVMASFATLADVIIAEPRAFLSFSGPRIIEQTIKEKLPEDFGMAETNVKNGQVDMIVPRLELKDKLVQILGMLEGGVACALEPLWKEETRFAGRGGAFTQALNRIKTFANPSRRPPQG; encoded by the coding sequence TTGGCCCAGAGAGTTTCGGTAGATATCAGCCGCCGCGGCGGCAACGACAACGGCGCCCAGAGCTGCCCCGGCTGCAAAGAGCTGTTGAGTCAGGCCGAGCTCGGCTCCAACTCGATGGTCTGCCCCCACTGCGGCCATCACTTCCGCATGAATGCCAGGCAGCGCATCGATCTGCTGGCCGACCCCGGCAGCTGGGCCGAGATCGCCGCCAACCTGCGCTCCGCCGATCCGCTTGAATTCTTCGACTTGCGCCCTTATTCCGACCGGCTTGAAGAGGCCGAGTATGACACCGGGCTCTCCGAGGCGATGCTGGCCGGGCGCGCCAAGATGAACAAGATGGATGTCGTCCTGGCTGTGATGGACTTCGCTTTCATCGGCGGCAGCATGGGCAGCGTCGTCGGCGAGCGTTTCTGGCGCGCGGCCGAGGAGGCCATCGAACAACGGTTTCCCCTGGTGGTAGTCTGCTCCTCCGGAGGCGCCCGCATGCAGGAAGGCATCCTGTCGCTGCTGCAGATGGCCAAGACCACCTGCGCCGTGGAGCTGATGGGGGAAGTGCCCGTTCCCTTTATCTCCGTGCTGACGCATCCAACCACGGGAGGCGTCATGGCGAGCTTCGCCACATTGGCCGATGTGATCATCGCCGAGCCGCGGGCCTTCCTCAGCTTTTCAGGTCCGCGCATCATCGAGCAGACCATCAAGGAGAAGCTTCCCGAAGACTTTGGCATGGCTGAGACCAATGTCAAAAACGGACAGGTGGATATGATCGTGCCCCGGCTCGAGCTCAAGGACAAGCTGGTTCAGATCCTGGGAATGCTGGAAGGGGGTGTCGCCTGTGCCCTCGAACCCCTTTGGAAGGAAGAGACACGCTTTGCAGGACGAGGAGGGGCGTTTACGCAAGCGCTTAACAGAATTAAAACGTTTGCCAACCCTTCCCGGCGTCCACCTCAAGGATGA
- a CDS encoding acetyl-CoA carboxylase carboxyltransferase subunit alpha, giving the protein MPTLPGVHLKDEIAKISHRLMELGHSRSLDKAVWDKVELARHPKRPYTLDYIHYMFPGFIELKGDRCFSDDPAIVGGLAAYQGRTLMVIGHQKGRDLATRTERNFGMPRPEGYRKAQRLMGLADKFGIPVLTLVDTPGAHPGISAEERGQGGAIANTLLRMARLDVPTVAVIIGEGGSGGALALALADRVMMLENSIYSVISPESCAAILWKDSGEAHLAAQTLRMTSENLEQLEVIDEVLPEPRGGAHRDHAAAARVLKEALEDKLRELETIGPRLRKKERFEKFRRMGVWKENGLTLF; this is encoded by the coding sequence TTGCCAACCCTTCCCGGCGTCCACCTCAAGGATGAGATAGCAAAAATAAGCCACCGGTTGATGGAGCTGGGCCACAGCCGCAGCCTGGACAAGGCCGTCTGGGACAAGGTTGAGCTGGCGCGGCATCCCAAGCGCCCGTACACTCTCGACTACATCCACTATATGTTTCCGGGATTCATCGAGCTCAAGGGCGACCGCTGTTTCAGCGACGACCCCGCGATCGTCGGCGGGCTGGCGGCATACCAGGGCCGCACCCTCATGGTCATCGGGCATCAAAAGGGAAGAGACCTGGCCACTCGCACCGAGCGCAACTTCGGCATGCCGCGCCCCGAGGGCTACCGCAAGGCGCAACGCCTGATGGGGCTTGCCGACAAGTTCGGCATCCCGGTGCTGACACTGGTCGACACCCCCGGCGCCCATCCGGGCATATCCGCCGAGGAGCGCGGGCAAGGCGGCGCTATCGCCAACACCCTGCTGCGCATGGCCAGACTCGACGTGCCTACGGTCGCTGTGATCATCGGCGAGGGCGGCAGCGGCGGCGCCCTGGCCCTGGCGCTGGCCGACCGGGTGATGATGCTGGAGAACTCGATCTATTCTGTAATCTCACCGGAGTCATGCGCCGCCATCCTCTGGAAGGACTCGGGTGAGGCTCATCTGGCGGCTCAGACCCTGAGGATGACCTCCGAAAACCTCGAGCAGCTGGAAGTGATCGATGAGGTTTTGCCGGAGCCGCGAGGCGGCGCCCACCGGGATCATGCCGCCGCCGCCCGAGTACTCAAGGAGGCCCTCGAGGACAAACTGCGCGAGCTGGAAACGATCGGCCCGCGCCTGCGCAAGAAAGAGCGCTTCGAAAAGTTCAGAAGGATGGGCGTCTGGAAAGAGAACGGGCTGACGCTTTTTTAG
- the larB gene encoding nickel pincer cofactor biosynthesis protein LarB: MSLHEILEQLAAGNLTVEEAQSMLSIAGIAALDGFAQIDTGRHARKGVPEVVFAPGKTPKQLVEICQTMIDHTGRAIVSGLDDERWAALESSFASRLAVANHEASIAVVREPGREPHSTGGKLGILTAGTSDVPVAEQARVIAEEMGCEVITAYDVGVAGVHRLMEPLTRMIEAQVAAVIVAAGMEGALPSVIAGLVAMPVIGLPTSTGYGLGGGGVTALLSMLQSCCPGLVVVNIDNGIGAGATGALIANRAAAGK, translated from the coding sequence ATGAGTCTGCACGAGATTCTCGAACAGCTGGCAGCGGGGAACCTGACCGTCGAGGAAGCCCAGTCGATGCTGTCCATCGCCGGCATCGCCGCCCTGGACGGCTTCGCCCAGATCGATACCGGCAGGCATGCGCGCAAAGGCGTTCCCGAGGTCGTCTTCGCTCCGGGAAAGACGCCGAAGCAGCTGGTCGAGATCTGCCAGACCATGATCGATCATACCGGGCGGGCGATCGTCAGCGGCCTCGATGACGAAAGATGGGCCGCGCTCGAATCTTCTTTTGCATCCCGACTGGCCGTGGCCAATCACGAAGCCAGCATAGCCGTCGTCAGGGAGCCGGGGCGCGAACCCCATTCTACCGGCGGCAAGCTGGGGATCCTGACTGCCGGGACCTCCGATGTGCCGGTGGCCGAACAGGCCCGGGTCATTGCTGAGGAGATGGGCTGCGAAGTCATCACAGCCTATGATGTCGGCGTTGCCGGCGTTCACCGTCTGATGGAACCTCTGACAAGGATGATCGAAGCGCAGGTCGCCGCTGTTATCGTCGCCGCCGGCATGGAGGGCGCCCTGCCTTCCGTGATTGCCGGGCTGGTGGCGATGCCGGTGATCGGACTGCCGACTTCGACAGGCTACGGTCTTGGCGGGGGCGGGGTGACCGCTCTGCTTTCCATGCTGCAAAGCTGTTGCCCGGGCCTTGTGGTCGTCAATATCGACAATGGCATCGGCGCCGGCGCCACGGGCGCCCTCATCGCCAACCGCGCCGCTGCCGGTAAATAG